One part of the Amphiura filiformis chromosome 5, Afil_fr2py, whole genome shotgun sequence genome encodes these proteins:
- the LOC140152987 gene encoding prolyl-tRNA synthetase associated domain-containing protein 1-like: MIHDFVRVAHLCTHHRYLFNHINCRLIRKHTMATEGGDQNKNGGRNELMEEMKKLGIEFTASVEHPEVFTIDTMRPHVEHLGEGALAKNLFLKDKKKKLWLLSALDSREVKLNDVAKEVGAPGGLRFADESILMDKLGVGNGCVTPLALFNDKAGDVRFICDAAFLDGSHPQMFFHPMVNSATVGITAPDLKTFVTASGHEPVVLNFDES, encoded by the exons TCACCGGTATTTGTTTAATCACATTAATTGCAGATTAATTAGAAAACACACAATGGCAACTGAAGGTGGAGATCAAAATAAGAATGGAGGTCGCAATGAACTCATGGAAGAGATGAAAAAGCTTGGCATCGAGTTCACTGCATCTGTAGAACATCCAGAG GTATTCACTATTGACACGATGAGACCACATGTTGAACATCTTGGAGAAGGTGCACTGGCTAAGAACCTATTCCTAAAAGACAAGAAGAAAAAGCTGTGGCTTCTTTCTGCCCTGGATAGCAGAGAGGTGAAACTGAACGATGTGGCCAAAGAGGTTGGCGCTCCAGGAGGTTTACGATTTGCAGACGAATCCATTTTGATGGATAAACTGGGAGTTGGAAATGGATGTGTGACTCCATTAGCTTTATTTAACGACAAAGCAGGAGATGTCCGTTTTATCTGCGATGCTGCTTTTTTAGATGGTAGCCATCCCCAGATGTTCTTCCACCCAATGGTTAATAGTGCAACTGTTGGAATAACTGCACCGGATTTGAAGACCTTTGTGACTGCTTCTGGACATGAGCCAGTTGTGCTCAATTTTGATGAAAGTTGA